One genomic region from Antedon mediterranea chromosome 3, ecAntMedi1.1, whole genome shotgun sequence encodes:
- the LOC140044121 gene encoding probable serine/threonine-protein kinase roco4, with translation MSRPSKRDRKYKGITFPGINWGKKNFRQKFKTTTNSKTTTNSEVNTETPAKAKDVSKKSTAEGTEDASLNVQQSLDKYIIQEIFSKQEVKQSPLETFNIWDHGGQLIYQGIHQIFVTSEAVYVAVFDLSKDLDDPAIVIDPNGQECEHHWTNRQFLLSSILSVYSHSRILGQNIEKEVNLPAILVVGTHKASLGETEEEQNKEAEVVLQKVKDSMKGKPYEKHVLGYYAVENSRETTDKSFSDLKKVIQDLMNHLKKSIPLKWMRFRCEMYNLRKEKLICSAEEVKEMARQNGIGDESQQLIMLNFLYDLGDIIYLPDNELLRNQVVLDPMSLVQFVTAFVTVVTPDEFKKPRYLEAFRNLNKGILDEMLF, from the exons ATGTCACGCCCAAGTAAGAGAGACAGAAAGTACAAAGGAATAACATTTCCTGGTATAAATTGGGGGAAAAAAAATTTTCGTCAAAAG TTCAAAACTACCACAAACAGCAAAACCACCACAAATAGTG AGGTGAATACTGAAACACCTGCAAAAGCTAAAGAT GTTAGCAAGAAATCAACTGCAGAAG GAACTGAAGATGCATCATTGAATGTTCAACAATCGTTGgataaatatattattcagGAAATTTTTTCAAAACAAGAAGTAAAACAGTCTCCTTTGGAAACTTTTAACATTTGGGATCACGGGGGACAGTTAATCTATCAAGGAATACATCAG ATCTTTGTGACATCAGAGGCAGTTTATGTTGCTGTCTTTGATTTGAGTAAAGACCTCGATGATCCTGCAATAGTAATAGATCCCAATGGG cAAGAATGTGAACATCATTGGACAAATCGTCAGTTTTTACTGTCTTCGATCCTGTCAGTTTATTCCCATAGTCGTATATTGGGACAGAATATTGAGAAGGAAGTAAATTTACCTGCTATCCTTGTTGTTGGCACACACAAGGCAAGTCTGGGAGAAACAGAAGAAGAACAAAATAAAGAG GCAGAGGTGGTGTTACAGAAAGTTAAAGACTCCATGAAAGGAAAACCATATGAAAAACATGTACTTGGATACTATGCTGTTGAAAACAGTAGGGAGACTACAGACAAGAGCTTTAGTGATCTGAAAAAAGTAATTCAGGATCTTATGAACCATTTAAAAAAGTCTATTCCATTAAAGTGGATGCGGTTTAGATGTGAAATGTATAATCTGAGGAAGGAAAAATTGATATGTTCTGCAGAAgag gTTAAAGAAATGGCCAGACAAAACGGAATTGGTGATGAAAGCCAACAGTTAATTATGCTTAACTTTCTGTACGACCTTGGTGACATCATCTACTTGCCTGATAATGAATTATTACGGAATCAAGTGGTGTTGGACCCAATGAGTCTTGTTCAGTTTGTCACAGCATTTGTGACAGTGGTTACGCCTGATGAGTTTAAA AAACCTCGGTACCTTGAAGCTTTTAGAAACCTTAACAAAGGCATACTGGATGAGATGTTGTTTTAA
- the LOC140044122 gene encoding uncharacterized protein encodes MIRFGFICERTTSTSQASMESTSIERSFFVPLRLAFETSPSSEVKSVHDGLSISIYYDLCGHLPDILFPYLVIDFIKKYQKETGDDPKLSNDYAELYVDQYHNVILSLVKLVTKQDDHKFLLKATIKVRKALGETITTTECEPSPSTCKQVVSTIEMSFKHSKDGGRRGIKFHRCIPCDCSKTSEKKHMQILGDFQDEMLPCHGSNMNVKRYKQLFGNTGTSNVDRPTAAALVTSKLSGEISEDNYRELLSKVSSWFKESEKVNLLKVILCKCEHISVVEIERSNDPFELFKLLEGPGIISQSNIDVLIEIIAIGGMKGVYESIKHLIPTFAGFEKLIISERWNDVRKVIRFGLKISNADKVKIGQLRGLKVKESDDVWILIFKLVMKETFTKKRTEFVRLLKDNDMDSLATLLE; translated from the exons ATGATTCGATTTGGTTTCATTTGTGAGAGAACAACCTCCACCAGCCAAGCCAGCATGGAAAGTACATCTATA GAACGATCCTTTTTTGTGCCTCTGCGACTTGCTTTTGAGACGTCACCATCCAGTGAAGTGAAATCTGTGCATGATGGGCTCTCTATCAGTATATATTACGACCTTTGTGGACATCTGCCTGACATACTGTTTCCATATTTAGTGAttgatttcattaaaaaatatcagAAGGAGACAGGAGATGACCCCAAACTATCAAATGACTATGCAGAGCTCTACGTCGACCAATATCATAATGTTATCTTGTCTCTTGTCAAATTGGTAACAAAGCAAGATGACCACAAGTTCTTGTTAAAG GCTACAATTAAAGTTAGAAAGGCTCTTGGCGAAACAATTACTACCACAGAATGTGAACCTTCTCCTTCAACATGTAAACAG GTTGTATCAActattgagatgtcttttaaACATTCTAAAGATGGTGGTAGAAGGGGCATTAAATTCCATCGATGCATTCCCTGTGATTGTAGTAAGACATCTGAGAAGAAACATATGCAAATTCTTGGAGATTTTCAGGATGAGATGTTGCCATGTCATGGAAGTAACATGAATGTTAAACGATACAAGCAGCTATTTGGAA ATACGGGAACATCAAATGTAGATAGACCAACTGCCGCAGCTCTGGTTACAAGCAAATTGTCAG gtgAAATATCAGAAGATAACTATCGGGAACTGCTTAGCAAAGTGTCATCGTGGTTCAAAGAATCAGAGAAAGTCAACCTATTGAAAGTTATACTTTGCAAGTGTGAACATATTTCTGTTGTAGAAATAGAAAGAAGCAATGATCCATTTGAGCTGTTTAAGTTACTTGAAGGTCCTGGAATCATTAGCCAATCAAATATCGATGTTCTCATTGAAATCATTGCAATAGGAGGAATGAAGGGTGTGTATGAAAGCATCAAGCACTTGATACCAACCTTTGCTGGATTTGAGAAATTAATCATCTCTGAACGCTGGAATGATGTACGAAAGGTGATCAGATTTGGTCTTAAGATAAGTAACGCAGATAAAGTAAAAATTGGACAGTTGCGTGGCCTGAAGGTTAAGGAATCGGATGATGTTTggattttaatatttaagttaGTAATGAAAGAAACATTCACTAAAAAGAGGACAGAATTCGTTCGACTACTTAAGgacaatgacatggatagccttgctacattattggaatag